The following is a genomic window from Planctomycetia bacterium.
GTCGTTTAAGGGGATTACAAGGTCCGTGTCACCCAAACCGCTATCTGCATCTGGATCGATACGGCGAATCGAGCCATCGTGCTGCTTACGGCACAACACCCAGACCTTGCCGACAGAATCCACGGAAGGGCGCGACGGGGTGGCACTCGCCCTCAAACCCCGGACTCATATCAATGGCATTGACGTAACTGCCGCCGTTGGTCAATCGCGAGACGTTGTCAGACCCCTTGTTGGCGGTCCATACCTGATCATCCACGGTTCGCACGGTCACACTTCCCATCGCCGTGTTGCCGGACCCAAGGCCATACTCCGTTGTCGTGCCGCTTGGAGGACGACCTTGAAGACCTTGTTCACGCCATTGCTGCCGACCCACGGACTCCCTGAGTGTCCATGGCGATGCCGGAAGTTCGGTTGCCCGGACCGGAGATTTCGGTGATTGAAGTGACACTGGTGGAATCCACTTTGATCAACTCGCCGTCATCGGACGTGAGCCAAAGAAAACCGGCGCAGTCGATGGGTCCATCGAACGCTCCGCGATTATAAGGATTCTCATAGAACTCCGTGTTGCTTCCCGTAAGGGGTTGGGCTGAGAATCCGTCGAGCTTCTGGTGCCAGTTCGTGGAATCCAGGCCACCCACCCATACGTCATTGTTTCGATCCACGAGTGCTACTTTGCTTTCAAGGGTCTTGAGGCGTGTATATCTCAGGATGCACTCGTCCTCGGCATTCTCGACGCCGTCTTTGCCATCTCCGGCACCTGGATCGTCCTTGCCGTTGTAGTTCCCCAATCAAGAATATCAGTCAAACCGCTCGACGTACGAATGAGTCCATCGCCGTCCCTGTCTTCACACGTACAGTAATCGAATGGAGGCTGGAGATATCCGCCGTTGGAATCGGATACGCCACTGGCGTTGACACGCGTACCGCCGATTACCATTCCGATCTTCGTGACGGAACCGCCCTCGCTACCCGTAAACGGCGATCCGCTATCTCCATAATTCGTGATCCAAACCGAACCATCCAGATCTACGGTGAGTCCGAGAGGATTTCTTGATACTGGGGAAGGCTGCCGTTATCCGTCGATTTATGGTACACCGGCCCGGTGCGATACTCCCCCTTAATGGCGTCTTGTTCGTTTCCGGTCGATGGCGTTTCGTCGCTTCGGATCAGTAAGACAGTACCGCGTCCGGAACCAGGAACCCAAATGTACGGAAGACATGATGTTTCGTTTGGCGGGTTCTTTTGCAGACCTGTTTCCACGCCCGTCGTACCGAACATGCTGGAGTTGATGAAAATGCCTTCTTCAAAATCCTCGTCGGTCGTCCAGCGGCTTAAGGCGGGGCGATCTCGCATACGTCGGCGGATTCGTTTTCGTCGCAATCGTCGAGCGATTGCCCCGAGTCGTCGATGCAGTCGTGATTACAGTCCTCGAATTCGCAGTCGTCGGGGACGCCGTTCGTATTGCAATCGAAGCTCGTTCCGGAAGCGATGTCGCAATCATCGGGTACGCCGTTGCTGTTGCAGTCCGCGCCGCTGCCGATGGGAGTTACGTCGCAAATGTCCAAGATTCCGTTGTTGTTGCAATCCTTCGATGGGTCGGCGGCGATTTCCACGTCATCTGCCGTGCTGTTGGAATCGCAGTCGGTGGGGCCGCTGAGCGTAAAGGCCGATTCGTGCGCTCCCCGGTCAACCGTCGTGTCCATGATTCGCATACGGCCGTCAATGTCGGTCGAGACGCCGCTTACGTCGCTGTTGTTTCCGGAGTTCACACAACCTGAGCCTGCGGAGCCCAACCTGAGGTTGCCGACAGATGGATTAATGAACACCGGGTCGGTGTCAATGTTGAAGTTCGGCGAGCCGCTGCCGTATGGGATTGATCCGCCGGGAGCATCGTCCTGGATACATGAATACTTCACGTCAGGGCTGTTGCTGTTATCGTTGAACTGCGTCGCGCTGGACGCAGTTCCGTCTTTGTCGTGGTTGGACCACAGGACGATGTTGCGCAAGGTCATGGTGCCGTTCTGCATCCAGATTCCGCCAGCCTGCCATGCGGCGGTGTTTTCGCTTAAGGTGCAGCTACGGAGGGTAAGCGTGCCGAACGAGTTGCTATTGCTGAAGTTGTTGATTGCGCCGCCGTTCTGAGCCGACTCGTTTCCAATGAAGACGCAGTTGGTCAGCGTGGCGAGGCCTCCCTCATTGGAGATCGCTCCGCCGCCCTTGTAGGAATCGATTCCTTCGCCTGGGGCGGCATAGGCGATGTTATCAATGAACCTGCACTCACGAATCTGGACGCCGGGAGAACTTGTATAGTTGAGATTCTCGATTGCTCCTCCGCGCCAGTAAGCGACGTTGCCTTCGAATCGACATCGCTGAATTGTCGGAGCGAATGTTGACACCGAAGGCAGCCAGATGGCCCCGCCTTGTCTGGCGCGGTTGTTCTCGAAGACGCAGTCAATGACCTGTGCGGCGCTGTTTCCCTGAAAATGAATTGCGCCGCCGAACGAATCCGAACTGAAGTTTCTCGGGCCATTGCCGATGAATCGGCAGTTGACGATGGTCGGACCGCTTCCGCTAATGATAACCATGCCAGCTCCGGAGGTTCCAACGCCACCCGTAATAGTGAAGCCGTCTAGGATGATAAGGTCATCGCTCGTCTCATCCCGGATGACGTTTTCGCAATCGTCGGTAGTATCCGGAATGTCGCCGGTCAAAACCGACTTGTAGGTCAGAAAGTCGCGCTGGGCTTTCGCAGTCTCGCCTCCGCCCAGGCGACTTATCCCCTGAAAACCACCGTAGAGCGATAGTTCTGGAATCGATGAGATAAGGGTAAAAGAACTCGTCGGCGATGTTCCAGGCAAGTACGTTCCATCAGCGACCCATATTTCATCGCCGTTTGCTGCGGCGGCGAGGCACGACTGAAGATTATTGAACGCCAGTCCCCACGTGGAACCGTCTCCACCCGAGGAATCTTGGTCAACACGCAATATTTCCGCGTTTGCCGCAGCCGAGAAGAAGGCCAACAACACGACACTGATTCCCAACCTGTAATGCATTCTGGACATTTATTCTTCCTTTCTTCGTTCCCAAACTTGATTTTGATTGACCATGCACAATAGACTTAAGGGTTATTGGAGCAGCGTGAGGCACCATGTTTTGTTGGGGATGCGTTATTCCATACTTGCTCTTGCCCGGATTGCTCAGCACACAGGCTGATGCAAACTCCTTTTCAATTGACAATTGGGTTCTTGACATTCGTGTTGATGATTCCATCGATCGTGTCCGGAGCGTGCTTTTTGGGCCAAGTCCATCGCCGTTTCAGTCATCGCATCAAGTCGTCCGCAGTCCATCGCAGGCGACAAGTTATTACGATTTTTCCTGGACTCCCGATACCGCCTCCTTTCTGGTCGCCGCGTCGCACGTTGCTTTCGACGGAAACGGCGGAACACGTTCTGCCTCGACCGGCAACATCTACCTCACGCCATCCGTCGATCTGCTTCTGACCGCCACCGGCACCTACGCCTACGACCTGCCGGGGTGGGATATGGATGTTCGTTATGCATTTGTGGCCTATGACGGAAGTTTTGGATCAAGGTTCAGTCAGAGCCTTGGTGACTTCACGTTCAAAGGACCCACGAGCGGCAATTTCACGATTTCCAAGAGCGGCATCCTCCCGGCAGGTGAAGTCAGCATTCTCAATTACACGATCTATGTTGACGGATTTGATTCCACCGGCCTCCTCGCCACCGGCTCCGGCGACATTCTGTTCACGCTTCAACCAGTACCCGAACCCTCAACCATAGTTCTGGTTATTGCGACGACTCTTCTTAGCCGTCGCCGTTCCCGAATTCGCATCCGATGCAACAATTCCTAATGCTGGCCAACTAGCCCGCCTTAGCCTCGGGCAGTGGCGCTAGTTGCTTTCAACAATGATCTGTTACCGCATCGCAGGCGCTATCGCATCTCGTACTCAAGTCAACCTGTGATGGTTCATTCTTATTCTCGGGAAAGACATTTCACTTGAGGCATTGCCTGCGCGCGGAATCCGTGACCGGCATGACGTACTCCTATCCAAGGGCGTCATTACCGACAGACCGTCTTCGGCGTGGGCAAGGAGTCGTGCTGAGAGGGATTGGGGACAGCGAGCGTTGGCACTGCCGAACCGCATCTTAATAATCAGAATGAATCAATAGCGACTGGGGGCCCTCAAATGACTCGTCCATTGCCCGCGCGGACGAATGCTCCGATCCAAGTGTAGCCCATAACCAGGAGGCGGCAAGTTAATAATAAGAAAACTGAAGTACGCGCGTGAACTCGGTTGATCGAAGCGCTCATTGCGAATCGCGCACACGATCTGAGCGAATTGGTTGGGAATTAGCCATCGCAAAAGCTGGTGAGAAACGCCTCTGTGCATTGGTCCAACTCGCGTATAATTGACGAGCCGGTCTCGCGTTGCGAGTTCGGCGACAATTTGAATTGACGCGTTGTGCGTCAAGACGCTGCTTTCAGAAAAACCGCCAAATTTCCTTGTAGAGAAGCAGTGCCTTGAGCCGCGCCCCGAGACGGGGCGTCGGCCGGGGTACGTTCTCTACGCCCCTTGGCGGGGGTTTCTGGAGCGGCCTTGGTTCGACGCCCTCTTTGTTTCAGGGTGTGGCCGATGGCTCGAAAACGCCGAAAACCCCTTCAGAATGCGGCTTTGCTGCCGCGCACGCCCAAGCTCGACGACGACATCTGGGCACTCGTCGTCGAAGCACTTGGCCTTTCACCGCAACAGGCTCGCATCGTGGCGCTCATCCTTCAAGGTCATTGCGACAAACAAATCGCGTGCGAACTCGGCAAGAGTGTCGCCACCGTGCGAACGCACCTGGGCCGCATCTTCGAGCGAAACGATCTCGGCGATCGCGGCGAGCTCATCCTGCAAGTCTTCGCCGTCGCGCAGTCGTTCTGGATGTCGCGCTACTGTCATCATCCATGATGACATCACGCACGATGTAAACAGAATTGCCGTATTTTTTCTGCGGTTGGACTTGCGTACTCTTGACGGTGCGAGCGGCGAAGCTATCGGAGCAGCCGCGCACGCCCGGAACATTCCTCGCCCAAGGGAGAATCTCGCATGTCCACCAAGAGTCGCTCGGCGTTCACGCTTATCGAACTGCTCACCGTCATGGCCATCATCACGCTGCTCATCGGCATCCTGACGCCAGCGCTTGGCGCTGCCCGTGACCGGGCACGTCAGACCGGGGTCAAGGCTCAGATCAACGCCATGACCGTCGGCCTGGAGGCCTTCCACGCCGATCAGGGTTTCTATCCGCCGTCGAACGCCGGTCAGTACACCACCGACCCGTACAACACGGCCGGGACGCGCGCCGCACAGTTGGCCGATTGGGGGTTGGCCAATGGAGCGAACGTGCTTCAGGGCGCGAACCTGCTCGTCGATGCACTGGTCGGCCGTGACATGCTGGGGTACGATCCGAATCCCAGCGTCGCAGGTACAACTTACGACCGCTGGAATTCCAACAATGATCGCAGACGCCAATACTACAGCCCCGGCGACGGCGTCAGCACTTCCTCGATCAACAGTCCGCCGAGCGACTTCGGCGGGACCATCCCCAACACCCTCGGCGATCCGCAGCCGACCATCACCGGCAACAATCCGCAGCCGGGCAGTGTGCCGCTCCTGTGCCGAGTCTTTGTCGATCAGTTCGGCTGGCCGCTTCTCTACTACCGCGCCAAGCCTAGTGCCAATGCGAATACACCGATCATTTCGCAGTCAGACACGATGCCTCCGCCCGTCGATCTGAATCTGGTCGGCAACGGCGTTTATGACGGCCTGGATAACGAAGTGTTTACCAGTTACGACCAATTGAGCCCGTACACTCAGCGGCACCGCATCGCCGATGCTACATTTCCATTGGTGACGGCGGATTACGCCGGGCTGGGTGCAATCAACAACAAGATACCGGGGTCAGGCGGGCCCGGGTTCGCCGAGTTCATCCGCTCCCTTCGGGCGTCGACCTACACCTATCCGGCGGCCCCGGCTCCGCAAGTGATCCAGACACCCAGACCTGTCCGAATGGATAGCTTCATCCTGCTCTCGGCGGGCAAGGACGGCTACTACGGCAACCTGGACGATGTCGCCAACTTCTCGGTACTTTCGATGGATCGGTAGCGCCAGTATCAGGAATGGCCATTGGGGCGATGCTGATTCTCTATTCGGTTACCGGCTCATTCTTGAAGTGAGCGCTTCAACTTCTCGAATTCATGAAGACTGCATTACTGCTTGACGGCGATTGTCATCGTGTTAAGACGAAGACCTGTAATCTTCACTTCGACGCGAGCGTGGCCGACTCAAGCTCAATATTCATCATCGATCAAGATCAGTTGTTGAGAGATAGCGGGCTGATCGTATCTCAGCCAACGCGTCGTCTCGCAATTGCAGTTACTGACGAATGGAGCGAGACGCGAATTGGGGAATATCTCTGTTCTACATATGGTGCCACAGCGGAACGCACGCACATGAATCAACTGATTGCCTCGCGTACAGGCCTCGATACTGTTTCACTTGACAGCGGTTTTCTACTTAGATTCCTGAGCGACCCGAACATTGTTCATGCATCGTCGATTAGCGACATTCCTAAGAGAATGCGTCCGATCGAAATCGGTACAACCCCATCGCATTGATCCATGCTGTCAGTCACAGGTCGCCTGATAGGCTTGCAACAGGTTGTCTAGCGCCATTCGGCATTGGTGCTCGTCTACGATTGTTCTATATAGGGCTTGCCTGTTGATTTCACTCATGAGTGGCGGTGGAATAGCATCCTCCGCCGATGTTTTTTGGCCAATTCTTGCCTGCATCAGCGTCAAGTCTGAATCGAAGATTTTTCGGGCATGATGCCCGATGTGAGGATCATCTAAAACTCCCGCGAGCCGATTCAGGCGGCTGATTCGGTTAATGGTAAATGGGTGATCCATGGGGCCGTCGCCGGACAAGAATTCAAATTCTGAGAAGAGTTTGAGTGCAGTCCACACGAAAACAATGAATGCCGGTCTTGCCTCCGGAACTATTGCGTCGTAAGCAAATTGGTCGGCCTCAAATTCCTGCGCCTTTTGAGAGTTCATTGACTCGCTGCATGCCAGAAACGGGAGAGTTTGTTCGTGAAGAGCTGAGTCGCTCTTGTAGTGATTGAGTGCAAGGTGGCCAAGCTCATGAAAGAGAACGAATTGGAGCATTCCGCCGTGCCCCAATGTGGCATCCCGTTGAATATCTGGGTTCAGCTTGTCAACAATCCTGGGAAGTTGTCCGCCGTTTCGTAGGAAATGAATCGGCAGTAACACGGCGCGCACGGCATTTTCCTTGTAAACCCGCTCCGTCATGATGCCCAATTCAGTCAACTTCGGCAGTTGATGACGGAGGGCAGAAATTAGGTAAGAGGCTTCTAGCCTAAATGCCATTGCTTCAAGGAGGCCCTTGAAGATGATAATAGTCTGAGTCTGGGGATCGGCAATCGCATTGCAAATAGGCTCGCGGAAAACCTGTATCTGCGTCTGCTGAAGCATCTCAAAGTATCTTGGTCGTATCATGAATCGAAACGTTTCGATTGTCTGACGGATTGTGCCTGCTACATCCTCGTCCGGAGACAACGGAGAATCACACGCAAGGATGGCATTCACCGTCCGTTCGGTCAGCCCCCGGATGATTCCTGGCGAGTGTGTTGCACAGGTCTCGACCAACGAGCGCAATTGCTTCGCGTTCAATTCAGCTGTCATTCAAGAACTTGTCGATCAAGGGCATCAAGGTATCGCGCTCAATCGAATATGGGTCAAATTCGATTCGCCGACTTGCTTTGGTGACCACAATCTTGACCTTTCCGGCCTTGGAGAATGGAATCTGCGGATGACCACGCTTGCCGGTCGTTTTCCCCCCGACCAATTGCTCGCGCCCCTGAACGACTAGTTCCCAAAGGTAACTCGCCAATAAATTAGCCAAGGTCGCTGCCGGTATGGTTGATACTTGAAGTACGCCTATCCACTCAACGAATCCCTCCCAAAATCCTCTGTGCAGGACTGGTTCTCCCCACTTCACCTCCAATTGCGGCACATCGGGATTAGCAAGCGTATGCTGTTTGAGTTGATCCTCCAACGTCTCGGTTGCGGAATGCTCAATACTTGGCAGACGGTAGAGGCGTACTGAAATGATTATCGACATCTAGACTCACCCGTTTAAGCAAGACCACCTTGCCTCTAAGAAGATAGAACGCTTAAGACCTCGCCTATTGGCCTCGTCGGGAAAGTCTACCACAGCTTTGATCCGCATGACGCGACATATTCGATCAGGAGGGCATAAGCGACTTGGTTTCGCGATAGAGGCATTGTGGGTAATGACCCGAAAACGGCAAGATCTAAGGTCACAGGAACGCATACATATTGGGAGGGGATTCAATCTTACCCGAATCCGCAACCTTTGACGAAGTCTCAGTTTATCGCTCAACGTCAAGAGCGACAAAAACTTCGCGCGTTTCGCCGATGTATTACCTCGCCACGGTTTTTCAACGTCCTTTGGCGCGTTTTGAGGTCAGTTTGATGGCAGGCATGTTCAAGGACTAACGGCAGTCGTACCTTGCGGAATTTCCAATTTGATGATGCTGGGATCGGAAGCCCGAACAATTCTGA
Proteins encoded in this region:
- a CDS encoding right-handed parallel beta-helix repeat-containing protein; the encoded protein is MSRMHYRLGISVVLLAFFSAAANAEILRVDQDSSGGDGSTWGLAFNNLQSCLAAAANGDEIWVADGTYLPGTSPTSSFTLISSIPELSLYGGFQGISRLGGGETAKAQRDFLTYKSVLTGDIPDTTDDCENVIRDETSDDLIILDGFTITGGVGTSGAGMVIISGSGPTIVNCRFIGNGPRNFSSDSFGGAIHFQGNSAAQVIDCVFENNRARQGGAIWLPSVSTFAPTIQRCRFEGNVAYWRGGAIENLNYTSSPGVQIRECRFIDNIAYAAPGEGIDSYKGGGAISNEGGLATLTNCVFIGNESAQNGGAINNFSNSNSFGTLTLRSCTLSENTAAWQAGGIWMQNGTMTLRNIVLWSNHDKDGTASSATQFNDNSNSPDVKYSCIQDDAPGGSIPYGSGSPNFNIDTDPVFINPSVGNLRLGSAGSGCVNSGNNSDVSGVSTDIDGRMRIMDTTVDRGAHESAFTLSGPTDCDSNSTADDVEIAADPSKDCNNNGILDICDVTPIGSGADCNSNGVPDDCDIASGTSFDCNTNGVPDDCEFEDCNHDCIDDSGQSLDDCDENESADVCEIAPP
- a CDS encoding PEP-CTERM sorting domain-containing protein (PEP-CTERM proteins occur, often in large numbers, in the proteomes of bacteria that also encode an exosortase, a predicted intramembrane cysteine proteinase. The presence of a PEP-CTERM domain at a protein's C-terminus predicts cleavage within the sorting domain, followed by covalent anchoring to some some component of the (usually Gram-negative) cell surface. Many PEP-CTERM proteins exhibit an unusual sequence composition that includes large numbers of potential glycosylation sites. Expression of one such protein has been shown restore the ability of a bacterium to form floc, a type of biofilm.), with translation MLFGPSPSPFQSSHQVVRSPSQATSYYDFSWTPDTASFLVAASHVAFDGNGGTRSASTGNIYLTPSVDLLLTATGTYAYDLPGWDMDVRYAFVAYDGSFGSRFSQSLGDFTFKGPTSGNFTISKSGILPAGEVSILNYTIYVDGFDSTGLLATGSGDILFTLQPVPEPSTIVLVIATTLLSRRRSRIRIRCNNS
- a CDS encoding helix-turn-helix transcriptional regulator; the encoded protein is MARKRRKPLQNAALLPRTPKLDDDIWALVVEALGLSPQQARIVALILQGHCDKQIACELGKSVATVRTHLGRIFERNDLGDRGELILQVFAVAQSFWMSRYCHHP
- a CDS encoding prepilin-type N-terminal cleavage/methylation domain-containing protein, whose protein sequence is MSTKSRSAFTLIELLTVMAIITLLIGILTPALGAARDRARQTGVKAQINAMTVGLEAFHADQGFYPPSNAGQYTTDPYNTAGTRAAQLADWGLANGANVLQGANLLVDALVGRDMLGYDPNPSVAGTTYDRWNSNNDRRRQYYSPGDGVSTSSINSPPSDFGGTIPNTLGDPQPTITGNNPQPGSVPLLCRVFVDQFGWPLLYYRAKPSANANTPIISQSDTMPPPVDLNLVGNGVYDGLDNEVFTSYDQLSPYTQRHRIADATFPLVTADYAGLGAINNKIPGSGGPGFAEFIRSLRASTYTYPAAPAPQVIQTPRPVRMDSFILLSAGKDGYYGNLDDVANFSVLSMDR